The following nucleotide sequence is from Deltaproteobacteria bacterium.
GTATGGACCCAAAGGCGCCCCTTTTGATCTTCTAGCATTCCCACCGTAGAGTTCGCTGGCAATCCGTCCGCCGAGGTATAGACCTCAGAAGTATGACCGTCATAACGAAACAAGCCTGATGAATAGATGACAAACCAAAGGAAACCTTGGCTATCGAGCATCATATCGCTGACTGATGCCGATGGAAGAGGATTCAGGTCGTTATCAACCGTGTAGTGGACAAAGGGAAGCTGCTGGCCGGCGGCTGGAGCCGCCAGGACGAGAGAGATGATAAACGACATCGTGCAACTCGCACGGTTCACGTCGAACTCCGTAATCAAATTCTTATGACAATAACTACGCTACCACCCAAAGCTTATGCAAAGACGCAGCCATGTTCAAACATAAGAGCTACCCATTAAATGTAAGATATTCACAAGTCGATCCTACCAAACCAGCAATTGCTGGCTCACCTGGTTGTTCTTTATAGCCTCATCCGTGAAGTACATGGGCCGCAGCTTACCTGCCACCCAAGCTTCAATAGGAGCCGGGGTCTCATTGTGCTCAACATCGCGCTGGCCGCCCGGCAAGCTTCCCAGCCCACGCGGAGGGTCTGAAAGCTCCACCACAAAACGCATACTTGCCGCGGAACGGACCCCAAATGGTCCCTCACCCTCTTCCGACGCCTTAGCCACGGTTCTCTCCGAGCCTCCAAGCGGGTAAGGACCTAAGTCCCATCGCGAATCACCCGACGTCGACCGAAAGGTTAACTGGTGATAGTTACCCCACGCCCAATTCTTAAAATCAGGCTCCAACGGACCCAAATGATCTTCGAGCTGCTCAACTGTGCGGCTTAACGAATCGCGAAGTGCTTGTTCAATCTCCACTGACAGGGGCAGTTTTCCCTGAAGAGCCCGGTGCAAACTGTCCACCGGTGGGCGAAAAGTATTTTTTGAAAGAGGAATATCTTCTAAGAGCTCCAGCTCCTCTGCAAATATTAAATCTTTGAGAGCTCGTTTCCAAACTGCAAAAACGGTCATCGCCGCAGCATCCAAAGTGGCTTTGAGATCCCAGTCTTCCAGTAGTTTTTTAACCGACTCCAGTTTGGCGTCGCCTTGAGAATCGAACATTTTTAACATCGCGGGCAAGAGTATTTTTGCCTCTGGCACAAGAACATCAAGTTGCATCGTCTGAATTTCCGCCAATGAATGCTTGTCCCTAGACTCAATCATATCCTCGATTCGGCGGGCTCTAAATCCCCGGCGGTAACCCTCGCCAAAATAGGAACCGTTCCATAACTTCGCAGGCATCGGCATATTATTAGAGCTTACGAGATACCCTCGTTCAGGATTTATAATCGCAGGCATCTTCTCCAACGGTATAAAACCCTGCCAGTTTTCCTTCGCATTCCCACCCTGGGTTAAGCCTTGCTTACCCTCGGTACGCTGCGGCGTGAGTCCGACCTGTCTAAACCCTATTCCACCTGCACGGTCACCAAATATGAAATTGAAGCTCGGCATCACAAACTGGCTCAGGGCCTGGCTCATCTCATCCACAGACTTCGCACGGAAAATTGCGAGCACACCCGACAAACCGATTGAATCAACCGCCAATGCTGACCACTTTAGAACATAGACGTTTTTTTCATTCCCTTCGATATCCAGCGGATAAAGAATCCCCTCAGAAGAGACCTTAAAACCTCTCCAGAAAATATGCGGCAC
It contains:
- a CDS encoding penicillin acylase family protein, which encodes MEFNSKSLVVLLALATAACSLDARTPKRPETPTSLLKVGEQGAVITRDNFDVSHIRANGEKNLMAAWGYVHGKDRLWQMDFMHRLALGMSAESYGEKTLKTDFFVRLMGLAAKAKSVAKSIVGTEEHQLLEHYAAGVNRAREEMLTDLPHQFQEFKVTPLPWSAEASILLTFLQGLDMTTRTFVTDAHAAYARDKLGEERFEQLFSISKDLSRFETTIIHADDVSAKPATQEQRGPDLEASDDPSTSGGSNVWAITGRRTESGHTIVANDTHLAMRNPATWHEIHLQLEDQSVDVYGYAVPGVPIIPAGFNSHVAWGVTLGYTNSMDLIAYPISKDGQSYIGAKGELVAIHEIAPDVRVRLGPIVPHIFWRGFKVSSEGILYPLDIEGNEKNVYVLKWSALAVDSIGLSGVLAIFRAKSVDEMSQALSQFVMPSFNFIFGDRAGGIGFRQVGLTPQRTEGKQGLTQGGNAKENWQGFIPLEKMPAIINPERGYLVSSNNMPMPAKLWNGSYFGEGYRRGFRARRIEDMIESRDKHSLAEIQTMQLDVLVPEAKILLPAMLKMFDSQGDAKLESVKKLLEDWDLKATLDAAAMTVFAVWKRALKDLIFAEELELLEDIPLSKNTFRPPVDSLHRALQGKLPLSVEIEQALRDSLSRTVEQLEDHLGPLEPDFKNWAWGNYHQLTFRSTSGDSRWDLGPYPLGGSERTVAKASEEGEGPFGVRSAASMRFVVELSDPPRGLGSLPGGQRDVEHNETPAPIEAWVAGKLRPMYFTDEAIKNNQVSQQLLVW